The Amycolatopsis jiangsuensis nucleotide sequence ACGCCGACCGCGCGCTGCGGTTCTACACCGAACAGGCCGGCTTCACCCTCGACGTGGACTACCGTCCGGACCCCGGCTTCCGCGTCGTGCAGGTCACGCCGCCGGGCTCGGCGGCTTCGGTGCAGTTCGGCGTGGGCCTCACCGACGCCGAGCCGGGCACGTCCCGCGCGACCTACCTGGTGGTGCCGGACATCGAGGCCGCGCATCGCGAGCTGACCGCGCGGGACGTGCCGACCGGCCCGATCCGGCACAAGGCTCCGGTGGACGACTGGCGTGGCGACCTCGCCCCCGGCCCCGCACCCGACCGGCGCGACTATGCCAGCCTGTTCACCTTCGCCGACCCGGACGGCAACACCTGGACCGTGCAGGAACGCGGCTTCGGTCAGGCGGTTTCCTCGACCGAGACCCGGCCCGGGTAGAAGGCCACGTGGTTCTTGATCGGGGCGACCGCGTCGTAGGGCGTCTCGTAGATCCACACGGCGTTGGTGCCGTCGGAGATCCCGGCGAGGCTGAAATAGCCGGCGTCACCCTTGTACGGGCAGTAGGTGTGGTGGTCGGTGCGGCTGAGCACCGCGGCGTCCACGTCCTCGAGCGGGATGTACTGCACCGGCGGATAGTTCGCCTCGCGCAGCACCTGAGCGCGGGTGGTCTCGGCGACGATCCGGTCGCCGGCCCTGACCACGACGCGCGCGGGGTTCGGCTCGACCGTGATCGGATGGTCCGGCCCGGGGGTCTTCTGCTTCGGCATCGGTGTCCTCCTCCGCGCACGGGCGTGCGCCACCACCCAGCCTAGGCGCGTTCGGCCGCGGCGTGCCCCGGCGCGGTGCGGCGCAGCCAGAACAGCCCGATCACCGGCAGCACCAGCGGGATGAACAGGTACCCCTGGCCGTAGACCGACCACACCGTGGCATCCGGGAACGCCTGGCGGTCGAAGATGCTGAGCGTGCCGACCGCCAGCACACCGAGCAGCTCGATGCTGCAGGAGAACAGCGCGATCCGCCACCACCGCTCGCCGCCGCGGGCGAGCGCGACGGTCGCCAGGATGTAGACCACCGCGGCGAACGCGGAGAGCAGGTAGGCCAGCGGGGCCTCGTGGAACTTCGTGCCGATCTGCACGCCCGCCCGCGAGGTCGCGGCGAGCGCGAAGATCGCATACACCGCGACCAGGATCCGCCCGGGCCCGGTGGCCGTCCTACGCGCTTGCTCCACTCCACACCTCGTTCAGTCGCAGCACCATCACCGGGATGGCCAGGCAGGCGATACCGAGCACGACCGTGCTCGACCGGCTCCGCTCGGCCAGCGCCCATGCCGCACCGGCCGGCAGCACGACCAGGCAGCCGATCAGATAGGCCAGGTAGGTGGCGATGCTGCCCGGCCGCTGTCCGGACACCAGCAGCACCACGCCGATCACCAGCTGGGCGACCAGCAGCAGCTCCAGCACGGCGAGCGCGACGAGCAACGGGGTGTCCGGGAGCCGGTCGCGCACCGACTGCGTGAAGCTCCACACCGCGACGAGCAGGGCGCAACCCGCCACCGCTACCGCGAACCCGAAGATCACCCGTTCCTCCTTCTTCCTGCCCGGCCCAAACCTACCCGCCACCACCGTGGCCCCGGACGAGCGAGGTCGGTCCGGGTGGCCGGGGCCACCGGGAACGGTGCGTGCGAATGGGTTCACCGGAATGGGTTGATGACATTCTGCCAATTGTCCCGGGTTTCCGCTGCTCCACGCGCATTGCGCGGAGTAAACGACCAGCGTTACAGCTCGACCGAGTGGTAATAAATCACGCAGGGTTCCCGGAAAGACGCTCGCACACCATCACCCCCGCCCCTGATCAGCGGAGCCGAACCCCCGGGATGGCGGATTGGCCGCGACACCCCCACCGTGCGGGAATGGAGTTACCGCCCGACATCGGCCGGACGGCGTTTCACCGAAACGCAGAGGGGCCCTTTCCATGGATGTCCGCTACGAGGCATTCTGCTTCGCCGACCCACTGTTCTTCGACGAACAGCGGGACGATCCCGGCCCGGCCGACGACCTGGCGACGGACCTGCCCGCACCGGGACCGATGTGGACGGTGGGGACCCGCGGGATCTGGCGCGTCCTGCACCCGCGGGACCGGGATCTTCCCGAGCAGGGCTGGAAAATCCACGTGTCCGCCGGGATGGACAACGCCGATCGCGTCCTCGCACGGGTGCACGCGTACTGTCTCGCGCACCAGGTGGCGTACAAGCACCTGCGCTCCCGGGCGATCCTGCTGGCACGCAATTCGAAATACGCGTCCCGCGCCGGAAGCGGCAAGCTGATCACCATTTACCCGGACGACGAGCAGGCGTTGAGTCGGATTCTGGATGAGCTTTCAACCACGCTGGCAGGCGAGCACGGCGCCTATATCCTGAGCGATCTGCGCTACCGCGAAGGACCGCTTTACCTGCGTTACGGCGGATTCGCCGAACAGTGGACCGAACACGGCGGGACCAGGGTGCTCGCGATCCGCCGTCCGGACGGCACGCTGGTGCCGGACCGGCGGGAGCCCACGTTTTCGGTGCCGGATTGGGTGCCGATTCCGGAGTGCCTGTCCGAAAGCCTGGCCGCGCGCGGTGACGGCCCCCGGTTCCCGTACCGGGTGACCGGCTCGCTGCACTTCTCCAACGGCGGCGGCGTGTACCTGGCCGAAAGCGAGGCCGGCGGCGAGCCGGTGGTGCTGAAGGAGGCCCGGCCGCACGCCGGGATCGACCGCACCGGCGCCGACGCGGTCACCCGGCTGCGCCACGAGCACGAGATCCTCGACCGGCTGGCGGGCATTCCGGGCGTACCGCGGGTGCACGAGAGGTTCCTCGTGTGGGAGCACCACTACCTGGCCATGCAGTACCTGCCCGGCAGGTCGCTGGGCAGCTGGCTGGCCCGGCACTACCCGCTCACGCACAGTTCACGCACCGAAGCCGGCCTGCTGGCCTACCGCGAGCGGGCGTTGTCCGTACTGGCCCAGGTGGAGGCCCTGCTCGCGGAGATCCACCGGCGCGGGATCGTGTTCGGGGATCTGCACGGGCAGAACATCCTGGTGGACGACCAGGACGTGGTCTCGCTGATCGACTTCGAGATGGCCTTCGACGCCGGCTCCGGGGACCGGCCGGGACTCGGCGCACCGGGGTTCCGCGCACCGGCCGACCGCAGCGGGTTCGAGATCGACGAGCACGCGCTGGCGGCGCTGCGGCTGTGGCTGTTCCTTCCGCTGGTCATGCTGCTGGAGCTGGCGCCGGGGAAGCTCCGCGGCGTCGCGGACTTCGCCGGGAAGCGGTTCCACCTGCCCGCCGGCTACACCGACGGCCTGGTCTCCGTGCTCTCTCCCCGCACCGATCCGCCCGCCACGACGCGCACCGAGCTGGACGAGGACCGGCCCGACTGGTCGCTGGTGCGCAAGCAGATCGCCGAAGGCGTGCTCGCGAGCGCGACGCCGGACCGCGCCGACCGGCTGTTCCCCGGCGACATCGAGCAGTTCCGCTCGGGTGGCGCGAACTTCGGCGTCGGTGCCGCGGGAGTGCTGCACTCGCTGCACGTCGCCGGCGCCGGCCGTTATCCCGAACACGAACAGTGGCTGCTGACCGCGGTCCGCCGGGAACCTCCCACGCGACCGGGCTTCTTCGACGGCAGCCACGGCATCGCCTACGTGCTCGAGGAATTCGGCTACTCCGAGGAGGCCGACCGGCTGCTCGCCGCTTCGCAGGCGCTGGTCGAGCAGACCACCGACCACGGCTTCGAAGGCGGGCTGGCCGGGATCGGCCTCACCCGGCTGCACCTGGCGACCGGCCGCGGCGACAACGAGTCCGGACGTCAGGCGCTGGACATCGCGGTGCGGCTGGCCGACGCACTGGAGACCGCGGCGCCGCCGGGTCGCTTCGCCAGGGCCGGGCTGTTGAACGGCTGGTCCGGACCGGCGCTGCTGTTCCTGCGGCTGTACGAGCGGACCGGGGAAACGGCGTGGCTGGCGTTCGCCGAGCAGGCGCTGGACCGTGATCTGGAGGAATGCGTCGCGGCGGACGACGGCTCACTGCAGGTCCGCGACGGCATGCGGCGCATGCTGCCCTACGCCGGGATCGGCAGTGCCGGAATCCTGCTGGTCGCCGAGCAGCTGGCCCGGCACCGCCCGCAAGCGCGGGTGTGCCGGAGCCTGCCCGCGTTGCGGGAGGCGTGCCGCGGGGAGTTCGTGATCCATCCCGGCCTGCTGTACGGCCGGTGCGGGCTGGCCGCCGCGCTGGCGGCGGCCGCCGAACCGGACCGGCGGGCCCGGGAGGCGATCGACCTGCACCTGGCGCGGCTTTCCTGGCACGCCGTGCCGTTCCGCGGCGGGCTGGCCTTTCCCGGCAACCAGCTGCTGCGCCTGTCGACCGACGTCAGCACCGGCAGCGCGGGGGTCCTCCGCACGCTCGCCGCACTCCTGGACGGCACGGAACTGCTGCCCTTCCTGGGCACCGTGGCGTCCCCGCACACCCCCGGCCGCTGAGCGCCGGTGGACTCCGAGAGAAGGGAACATCATGGAACACGTTCTGGAACTGCAGGCCCTGGAGACCCCTGAAGCACTCGAGGGGCACGACGGACTCGACCACCACGGCCACGACCACAGTCACCTGAGTCTGCACTGTGGTTACAGCGGGCTCAGTCTGCTTCTCTGCGACTGAACCGGAAGGGGACGGGAGCGGCGCAGGCCAAGTGCGCCGCTCCCGTCCGTCATTCTGCCCCGGCGAGGCGCACCGAGGGGAAGCGACATGGCCGGATCCGCCGATCGACTGCTGCGCTCGGTCGCCCTGCTCGACCGTCCCCGGCTGGCCGCGGTCGTCGTGGCCTCGCTGGTCTCCACGGGGGCCGGCCTGCTGCTTCCGGGCGCGCTGGCGGCGGCCACGGACGCGGTGCTCGGCGGCCGGAACAGCACCGCCGCCGTGCTGTGGCTGCTCGCCGTGGGTGGCGCGGAGATCATCGCGGACGCGGCCGGAGTGGTGCTGCCCGCGCGGCTGACCAGCGACGCGAGTGCGTGGCTGCGCCGGCGCGTGACCGATCGCCTGCTCGCGCTCGGGGTCGGCTCGCCGTTCGCCGCGGGGGACGCGGTGAGCCGGGTGTCCGGCGACTGCGCGATGGCAGGCCGGGTTTCGGCGGTGTCGGTGCAGCTGGTGTCGACCGGAGTGCTGTCCTCCGGCGCGGTGGTGCTGCTGGCCGTGCTGGACTGGCGGTTGGCGCTGGTGTTCCTGGTCAGTGTCCCGTTCGCCTTGCTGCTGGCGCGGTCCCATCTGCGCGGTACCGCCGATGATGTACTGACCTACCAACGGGTTTCCGGTGAGCTGGGGGCCCGCCTGCTGGACGCGGTCACCGGGTTGCGGACGATCGCCGCGTCCGGCACCGCGGAGGCGGAGGCGGCGCGGGTGCTGCGTCCGTTGCCGCGGCTGAACGTGGCCGGGCGCGGCATGTGGCGGACGCAAGCGCGGATGGTCTGGCGCGCGGGTCTGCTGCTGCCGGCGGTGGAACTCGCCACGCTGACCGCGGCCGGTTTCGGCGTACTGGCCGGGCGGCTGAGCACCGGCGATGTACTGGCCGCGCTCGGTTATGTCGCGCTCGGCCTCGGTCTGGTCACGCAGATTCCGTTGCTCACCACGTTGTCGCGGGTTCGTTCGGCCGCGCAGCGGATCACCGAGGTCCTCGACACCGACGTTCCGGCGCCCGGCGAACTCGGTCCGTTGCGGGGAAACGGCACGCTGGAGCTGCGCGGTGTCACCGTGGACGGTGCGCTCACCGACGTCGACCTCACCATTCCCGGCGGATCGTTCACCGCGGTGGTGGGCAGCTCCGGGTCGGGTAAGTCCACTGTGGTCGATCTGCTGGCCGGGTTGCGTCGCCCCGGCGCCGGGCAGGCGCTGCTGGACGGACGCGACCTCACCGTGCTGCGCCCGGACGAGCTGCGGGCCCGCATCGCGTACGCCTCCGATCAGCCCGCGTTGCTGGGCGAGACGGTCGCCGACGCCGTGGGCTACGGATCATGGGCAGCCGCCCCGGCACTCGGCGTGGCCTGCCGCACCGCCCGCATTCACGACGCCATCGCCCGCCTGCCGCAGGGCTACCGGACTCCGATGGCCGAAACCCCGCTGTCCGGCGGAGAAGCCGCGCGGGTCGGCCTCGCCCGCGCACTCGCGCGCAACCCGCGCGTGCTGCTGCTCGACGACGCCACCGCCAGCCTCGACACGGTCACCGAACGCGCCGTCACGGCCGAGCTGGGCCACCGCCGCACCCGCATCATCGTCACGCACCGAGCCGCCATGGCCGCCCGAGCCGACTTCGTGGTGTGGCTCGAAGCCGGCCACGTCCGCGCAGTCGGCCCGCACGCCCGGCTGTGGCAGCTACCGCGATACCGCTCCGTCTTCACGGAGGAGTCATGATCACCCAGCCACGCTGGCCCACCCTGCCTCCCGCCAGCCAGACGCCGCCCGGGATGCGGCACCCTGACCGGAACGCACTGACCGGACAGTGGCGCGGCGGCCTGGTCCTGCCGGCCTGGTCCCGACTGTGCCAACTACCGGCTCACCGCTCCGCGACCACGGAGCAGCCATGACCACCCAGCCACACCGACCCACCCGACGTCCCCCCGGCCGGACTGCCCGCAAGTCGCCGTCCGGGATGCGACACCTCTACTGGAACGCGCTGGCCGGGCAGTGGCGTGGCGGTCTGGTCCTGCTGGCCTGTTCCGTACTGGAAGGGTTGCCGGCGTTCTTCTCCGGACGGCTCGTGGAGCTGGCCGTCGACCGGGGGTTCGGCGTCGGGCGGCCGGGGCCCGGCGTCGCGTGGCTCGGGGCGTTCGGGCTCGCCGCGCTCGCCGGCGCGGTCGGGTCCCGGCTCGTGTGGCGGCAGCTGGGCACGGTCGTCGAGCCGTTGCGCGACGCGCTGGTGACCGCCGTCGTCCGCGGTGTGCTGCACGACCCCACGCCGCCGCGGACCGGGCCGGACGCCAGCGGGGTCGCGCGGATCACCCAGCATGTCGAGGTGGTTCGCGACGCCACCGGCGGGCTGCTGGTACAGGCCCGAGGCATGGTCGTGACCACCGCGGCGGCGATCGCCGGGCTGGTCACCGTGGCCGGCGCGCTCGTCCTGCCCGTCGCCGTTCCGGTCGTGCTCGCGCTGGCCGGGTTCGCCGTGCTGCTGCGGTCACTCGCCCGCCGTCAACGCGCACTGACGCTGGCCGACGAACGCACCGCGGCCACCATCGGCTCGGTGCTCGGCGGGGTGCGCGACGTCGTCGCCTGCGGGGCCGAACCCGTCGCCGCGCTCGAGGTCGACCAGGCCGTCGACGCGCAGGCGGCCGCCGCGGTCCGGGTCGCCCGTTCCAGCGCACTGCGGTCGCTGGTCGTCTCCCTCGGCGGGTTCGCGCCGCTGGTGCTCGCGCTCGCACTGGCCCCGGCCATGGTCGCCCGCGGCGAGCTGACCGCGGGTGCTGCCCTCGGCGCGCTCGTGTACCTGGCCACCACCATGCAACCGGCGATCCGCGGGCTCGCCGCCACCGTCGCCACCGTCGTGCTCCGGCTGTTCGTCGCGCTGCGCCGGCTCGCCGAGACCACCGCCGTTCCCGAGTCCCGCCCGGCCGGCGGGATTCCCGCCGGGCCCGTCCTCACCGTGCGGGCCCTGACCTTCCGCTGGGGAGCCGCACCGGAACCGGTGGTCAACGGCCTGAACCTCGACCTGTGTCCGGGTGAGCACCTGGCCGTCGTGGGCCCGAGCGGGATCGGCAAGTCGACCCTCGCCGGGCTGCTCACCGGTCTGCTGCCGCCCCAGCACGGTCAGGTCCGGCTCGGCGGGGTTCCCGTGACCGAACTGTCCGAGCGGGCCCGCCACCTGGTCCTCGTCCCGCAGCAGGCCTACGTGTTCGCCGGGACCGTGCGCGAAAACCTCGCCCTCTTCCACCCCGGCGCCCCCGACCACCACCTCACCGCGGCCGCCGAAGCCGTCGGCGCCGCCGCGCTGCTCGCCCGCTTCGGCGGGCTCGACACCGAGCTCGGCCACGGCGCGGAAGGACTTTCTGCCGGGGAAGCGCAGCTCATCGCACTCGCGCGGGCCTACGCCTCGCCCGCCCGCATCGTCGTCCTCGACGAGGCAACCTCCACTTTGGACCCAGCAGCCGAGGTTCGTGCCGAGCGCGCCTTCGCCACTCGCGGCGGCAGCCTCGTCGTGATCGCGCACCGGCTGTCGTCGGCAGTCCGCGCGCAGCGCGTGCTTCTGCTCGACGGACGCGAGACCCTGCTCGGCCCGCACCACGAACTCGTCGCCGCGGCACCGCGGTACGCCGAGATGATGCGGGCGTGGCTGCCGGAGCCACCACAGCCATTGCCGGCGAATCCCCTCGAGGGCTGCTCGGTCAGTGGGATCCGGTGAGTTCGCCCCGAATTCACCTTCACCCGTTCAGTCCAGCCGGCCGGGCTCCGGGCCCAGTACCTGAGCAAACACCGGTAAGGGCCCCGCGACACCCGGTAACCATCGTCACGACGCGCTCGCCGGGCCCGAACAGCGGCACCGCAGGGAGTTCTTTCGTGATAGAAACCGGGGCTGTTCCGTTCCGTGGCTCCGCGAAGGGTGTCGTGCAGGTATGTCGAGCACAATGTGACGACCACCACCGGCACTCGCCGCCGTGCCCCCTTCCCCCGCCGGGTTACCGGCTTTCGCCGAGGATGAATCATCGTGCAGAACAAGGACGAGCCCGGCAAGGCGTACGACAAGTCGATCCGGAAGAGGCTGACCCGGACCGTGCTCATCCCGAGCATCACCCTGCTGGTGCTGTGGACCGGGCTCTCGGCGTACTTCTTCATCAACGGCCTGTACGTGCGGCTCGTCGCCGTCTCCGTGCGTGACGTGTCCATCCCGGCGCTCACCGCGCTGTCCTCACTGCAGCAGGAACGCCAGGACACCCTGCAGTACCTGGACAACACGGCCGCCGGACCACAGCAGTTGCAGCAGCAGCAACGCGACACCGACGGCAAGCTCAAGGGGTTGCAGACCGCCTTCGACTCCGCCATTTCCAGCGCCCCGGACGAGATCGCGACCAAGATCACCGCGCTGCGCGCCCAGCTCGACCAGCTGCCGGTGCTGCGCTCGCAGGCCAACTTCCGCAGCATCGATCGCGCACAGGTCAACAGCTACTACAACGGTGTGCTCGACTCGGCCGCGACGCTGTTCGACACCCAGGCACGCGTCGTGCCGGACTCCCAGGCAGTGCAGGGCGCGATTTCCGCGACCACGCTCTTCCGCGCCAGCGACCTGATGTCCAGGGAAACCTCGCTGGTGTCCAGCGCGCTGACGAGCGGTTCCTTCTCGCCGGAGGATTTCGCGGCCTTCACCCGGCTCTCCGGGTTCTACCGCACGCAGCTGGACCAGATCGCCCCGTTCCTCGAGCCGGCGGTCCAGCAGCACTACCGCGCGCTCGTGGACAGTGATGCGTGGCAACGGCTCAACGCCGGGGAGACGGCGCTGATCCAGCACGGCCCGTGGACGCCGGCCGACGACGACACCGTGCCGGTCGGCGCGGCCGACTGGCAGGCCCTCACCACCCAGGTCTCGGACCAGCTGACCCAGCTCACCGCCGAACAGGCCGACCAGGTGTCGGCCGCCGCCATCGACTCCGGCAACTCGCAGCTGCGCAACGCGATCATCGGCAGTGTCCTCGTGCTGCTCGCGTCGCTGGCCGCGATCATCGTCGCGGTGCGGGTCTCGCGCTCACTCGTCGACCGGGCGCTGATGACCCGGCTGGCCCGGCTGCGCAACGATTCACTGGACCTGGCCCGCAACCGGCTGCCCGGCATCGTCAGCAGGCTGCGCAACGGCGAACCGGTGGACGTGACCGCCGAACTGCCGAAACTCGACCACGGCCGCGACGAGATCGGCCAGGTGGCCGAGGCGTTCAACCTCGCGCAGACGACCGCGGTCACCGCCGCGGCGGACGAGGCGAAGGCCCGCAGCGGCGTGCACAACGTGTTCCTCGGCATCGCGCACCGCAACCAGGTGCTGGTGCACCGGCAGCTGCAGATCATCGACGAGATGGAAAGCCGCGAGGAGAACTCGACCCAGCTCGCGTCGCTGTTCCAGCTCGACCACCTCGCCGCGCGTGCCCGGCGGACCACCGAGAACCTGATCATCCTCGGCGGCAAGCAGCCCGGCAGGCGCTGGCGCAAGCCGGTGACGCTGATGGAAATCCTGCGTGCGGCGGTGTCCGAGACCGAGCAGTACTCGCGGGTGCAGGTCGAGCAGGTGCCGGACGTGGCGATCGCCGGGACGGCGGTGGCCGACACGATCCACCTGATCGCCGAACTGGTGGACAACGCGACGTCGTTCTCCCCGCCCGGTTCGCCGGTCGAGGTGACCAGCCGGGTGGTCGCGCGCGGCGTCGTCGTCGACGTGTCCGACCAGGGGCTGGGCATGAAGGAGGGCGTGCGGGACTGGGCGAACGCGATGATGGCCGACGCGCCCGAGTTCGACGCGATGGCGTTGCGCGCGGACTCCAGCCTCGGCCTGTTCGTGGTCGCTCGGCTGGCCTCGCGGCTGGGCATCACGGTCACCTTCGACCCTTCGCGCTACGGCGGCACCAGGGCCACCGTGCTCGTCCCGTCCCAGCACCTGGCCGGCGAGCACCCGGACGGCGAGCACGAGGACGAGACCCCGGTGCTCGCCCCGGTGGGCGGCCCCGCCGAACCGGAGGAATCCCCGGGTTCCGCCGCTGCGCTGCCCGCTCGGGTACCGGCTCGCGCCGCCAAGCCCCGGCCGTACCCGGCACGTCCGTGGCCTTCCCCGGAGACCGCGGCGGCCGCACCGGATTCCGCTGCGGCCCCGTCGCGCCCCGCGGAACCCGTCGCACGCCCACCGCGGCACGCGGAACCCGCCGCGGGCGAAGAGGATCTCAGCCGCCTGCAGGGTGACCAGCGACCCCGGCTGCCCCGCCGACAGCCACAGCAGAACCTGGTCGCCCAGCTGCAGGACGATCCGGGCGCCGAAGCGGTCGACGTCGAGGGCACCGGGGAGACCACCGCCCGCACGCTCACTGCGTTCCACAAGGGCACACGCCGTGCACGAGGCGGCCCGAATGACCGCTGAGGCCGCCCGCGACCGCGATACTGCACAGAGCACACCGCCACGAACCGAAAGTCAGGGTCTGTCCGCATGAACGAGTACGGGACCGCCAAACCCGACCTCAACTGGCTGCTCGACGACGTCGTCAACCGCGTCGTCGGCGCGCAGAACGCGATCGTGCTCTCCGCCGACGGGCTGCTGCTCGGCAAATCGGCCGGGATGAGCAAGGACGACTCCGATCAGCTCTCCGCCATCGCGTCCAGCCTGCAGAGTCTCGCCAAGGGGGTGAGCAGGCAGTTCAACCGCGGTCCGGTGCTGCAGAACATGATCGAGATGGAGCGCGGCTACCTGTTCGTCTCGGCCGCGGGGCAGGGTGCCTGCCTTGCCGTGCTCGCCGGTGCCGACGTGGACGTCGAAATGATCGCCTACGAGATGAACCGGCTGGTCAAGCGGGTCGGCGACTATCTCGCCTCGGCGCCGCGCGAGGCCGCGAACCTGTTGCGGGAGGCCACGTGAGCGACGACAACTGGTACGACGAGGCGGCCGGCCCCCTGGTCCGGCCCTACACGATCACCAGCGGCCGGACCCCGTCCGAGCACAGCACGCTCGACCTGTCCACCCAGGTGATGACCCTGCAGACGGACTCCGCGCCCCGCGGGCTCGGGCCGGAGCACCTGACGATCACGCAGCTGTGCCGGCGTCCGTTGTCGATCGCCGAGATCGCCGTGTACGTGAAGCTGCCACTCGGCGTCGTCCGGGTGCTGTGCGGCGATCTGATCGACCGCGGACTCGTCATCACCCGTGCCCCCTCCCAGCGCCCGGCGCAGGCGCCGGACCACGAAACTCTCCAGGCGGTTCTCGATGGACTCATCAAGCTCTGAGCACCGGGGAACGGACACGGTCCCGACCCCGGTCAAGATCATCATCGCGGGCGGTTTCGGTGCCGGGAAGACCACCATGGTCGGCTCGGTCAGCGAGATCCCGCCGTTGTCCACCGAGGAGGTGCTGACCGAGGCGAGCGCGGGCGTCGACGATCTGTCCGGTGTGGAGCGGAAGAGCACCACCACGGTGGCACTCGACTTCGGCCGGATCACCATCTCGCCGCGGCACGTGCTGTACCTGTTCGGCACGCCGGGCCAGGAACGCTTCTGGTTCATGTGGGACGACCTGGCCCGCGGCGCCATCGGCACCATCGTGCTGGTCGACACCCGTCGGCTGGAGACCAGC carries:
- a CDS encoding VOC family protein, with amino-acid sequence MSESPVAAYRIEVLTLPVADADRALRFYTEQAGFTLDVDYRPDPGFRVVQVTPPGSAASVQFGVGLTDAEPGTSRATYLVVPDIEAAHRELTARDVPTGPIRHKAPVDDWRGDLAPGPAPDRRDYASLFTFADPDGNTWTVQERGFGQAVSSTETRPG
- a CDS encoding DUF427 domain-containing protein, yielding MPKQKTPGPDHPITVEPNPARVVVRAGDRIVAETTRAQVLREANYPPVQYIPLEDVDAAVLSRTDHHTYCPYKGDAGYFSLAGISDGTNAVWIYETPYDAVAPIKNHVAFYPGRVSVEETA
- the lanKC gene encoding class III lanthionine synthetase LanKC encodes the protein MDVRYEAFCFADPLFFDEQRDDPGPADDLATDLPAPGPMWTVGTRGIWRVLHPRDRDLPEQGWKIHVSAGMDNADRVLARVHAYCLAHQVAYKHLRSRAILLARNSKYASRAGSGKLITIYPDDEQALSRILDELSTTLAGEHGAYILSDLRYREGPLYLRYGGFAEQWTEHGGTRVLAIRRPDGTLVPDRREPTFSVPDWVPIPECLSESLAARGDGPRFPYRVTGSLHFSNGGGVYLAESEAGGEPVVLKEARPHAGIDRTGADAVTRLRHEHEILDRLAGIPGVPRVHERFLVWEHHYLAMQYLPGRSLGSWLARHYPLTHSSRTEAGLLAYRERALSVLAQVEALLAEIHRRGIVFGDLHGQNILVDDQDVVSLIDFEMAFDAGSGDRPGLGAPGFRAPADRSGFEIDEHALAALRLWLFLPLVMLLELAPGKLRGVADFAGKRFHLPAGYTDGLVSVLSPRTDPPATTRTELDEDRPDWSLVRKQIAEGVLASATPDRADRLFPGDIEQFRSGGANFGVGAAGVLHSLHVAGAGRYPEHEQWLLTAVRREPPTRPGFFDGSHGIAYVLEEFGYSEEADRLLAASQALVEQTTDHGFEGGLAGIGLTRLHLATGRGDNESGRQALDIAVRLADALETAAPPGRFARAGLLNGWSGPALLFLRLYERTGETAWLAFAEQALDRDLEECVAADDGSLQVRDGMRRMLPYAGIGSAGILLVAEQLARHRPQARVCRSLPALREACRGEFVIHPGLLYGRCGLAAALAAAAEPDRRAREAIDLHLARLSWHAVPFRGGLAFPGNQLLRLSTDVSTGSAGVLRTLAALLDGTELLPFLGTVASPHTPGR
- a CDS encoding class III lanthipeptide, coding for MEHVLELQALETPEALEGHDGLDHHGHDHSHLSLHCGYSGLSLLLCD
- a CDS encoding ABC transporter ATP-binding protein, producing MAGSADRLLRSVALLDRPRLAAVVVASLVSTGAGLLLPGALAAATDAVLGGRNSTAAVLWLLAVGGAEIIADAAGVVLPARLTSDASAWLRRRVTDRLLALGVGSPFAAGDAVSRVSGDCAMAGRVSAVSVQLVSTGVLSSGAVVLLAVLDWRLALVFLVSVPFALLLARSHLRGTADDVLTYQRVSGELGARLLDAVTGLRTIAASGTAEAEAARVLRPLPRLNVAGRGMWRTQARMVWRAGLLLPAVELATLTAAGFGVLAGRLSTGDVLAALGYVALGLGLVTQIPLLTTLSRVRSAAQRITEVLDTDVPAPGELGPLRGNGTLELRGVTVDGALTDVDLTIPGGSFTAVVGSSGSGKSTVVDLLAGLRRPGAGQALLDGRDLTVLRPDELRARIAYASDQPALLGETVADAVGYGSWAAAPALGVACRTARIHDAIARLPQGYRTPMAETPLSGGEAARVGLARALARNPRVLLLDDATASLDTVTERAVTAELGHRRTRIIVTHRAAMAARADFVVWLEAGHVRAVGPHARLWQLPRYRSVFTEES
- a CDS encoding ATP-binding cassette domain-containing protein, whose protein sequence is MRHLYWNALAGQWRGGLVLLACSVLEGLPAFFSGRLVELAVDRGFGVGRPGPGVAWLGAFGLAALAGAVGSRLVWRQLGTVVEPLRDALVTAVVRGVLHDPTPPRTGPDASGVARITQHVEVVRDATGGLLVQARGMVVTTAAAIAGLVTVAGALVLPVAVPVVLALAGFAVLLRSLARRQRALTLADERTAATIGSVLGGVRDVVACGAEPVAALEVDQAVDAQAAAAVRVARSSALRSLVVSLGGFAPLVLALALAPAMVARGELTAGAALGALVYLATTMQPAIRGLAATVATVVLRLFVALRRLAETTAVPESRPAGGIPAGPVLTVRALTFRWGAAPEPVVNGLNLDLCPGEHLAVVGPSGIGKSTLAGLLTGLLPPQHGQVRLGGVPVTELSERARHLVLVPQQAYVFAGTVRENLALFHPGAPDHHLTAAAEAVGAAALLARFGGLDTELGHGAEGLSAGEAQLIALARAYASPARIVVLDEATSTLDPAAEVRAERAFATRGGSLVVIAHRLSSAVRAQRVLLLDGRETLLGPHHELVAAAPRYAEMMRAWLPEPPQPLPANPLEGCSVSGIR
- a CDS encoding sensor histidine kinase, translated to MQNKDEPGKAYDKSIRKRLTRTVLIPSITLLVLWTGLSAYFFINGLYVRLVAVSVRDVSIPALTALSSLQQERQDTLQYLDNTAAGPQQLQQQQRDTDGKLKGLQTAFDSAISSAPDEIATKITALRAQLDQLPVLRSQANFRSIDRAQVNSYYNGVLDSAATLFDTQARVVPDSQAVQGAISATTLFRASDLMSRETSLVSSALTSGSFSPEDFAAFTRLSGFYRTQLDQIAPFLEPAVQQHYRALVDSDAWQRLNAGETALIQHGPWTPADDDTVPVGAADWQALTTQVSDQLTQLTAEQADQVSAAAIDSGNSQLRNAIIGSVLVLLASLAAIIVAVRVSRSLVDRALMTRLARLRNDSLDLARNRLPGIVSRLRNGEPVDVTAELPKLDHGRDEIGQVAEAFNLAQTTAVTAAADEAKARSGVHNVFLGIAHRNQVLVHRQLQIIDEMESREENSTQLASLFQLDHLAARARRTTENLIILGGKQPGRRWRKPVTLMEILRAAVSETEQYSRVQVEQVPDVAIAGTAVADTIHLIAELVDNATSFSPPGSPVEVTSRVVARGVVVDVSDQGLGMKEGVRDWANAMMADAPEFDAMALRADSSLGLFVVARLASRLGITVTFDPSRYGGTRATVLVPSQHLAGEHPDGEHEDETPVLAPVGGPAEPEESPGSAAALPARVPARAAKPRPYPARPWPSPETAAAAPDSAAAPSRPAEPVARPPRHAEPAAGEEDLSRLQGDQRPRLPRRQPQQNLVAQLQDDPGAEAVDVEGTGETTARTLTAFHKGTRRARGGPNDR
- a CDS encoding roadblock/LC7 domain-containing protein, with the protein product MNEYGTAKPDLNWLLDDVVNRVVGAQNAIVLSADGLLLGKSAGMSKDDSDQLSAIASSLQSLAKGVSRQFNRGPVLQNMIEMERGYLFVSAAGQGACLAVLAGADVDVEMIAYEMNRLVKRVGDYLASAPREAANLLREAT